Below is a genomic region from Mus caroli chromosome 13, CAROLI_EIJ_v1.1, whole genome shotgun sequence.
TATGTGTTGTGCTTTCCCAAGCATCTAGGTGACAGGGTCCTGTGCTGCCCTGAACATGGAGAAGGGACAGTGACACTACCAGTGCGGATCTAAGGGCTTTGTCTGGGTCCCAGCTGGGTAGAGCTCCCTCTAATATCACCTTACTGAGCCCAATAAGACAGGGAGTCCTGACTATTGTTGCACCTTCCTTGTAATGTGTGCCTGAGTGGGAGGAAGGTTGGCCTAAAATACCTCAAGAATCATGGGAGAGTGCTTGCTGGTGCCCACGGCATTCCCCATTTCCCTTTATCATTCCGTAGACTAGAGGATGTGTGTAAATAATGCACACAGTTAAACATTTCTGTGTGAcagttttcctcttcttctcctcttcctccccctcctcttcctcctcttcctcttcctcctcctcctctttctcctcctccttcttcttctttgtttttgtttttcgagacagggtttctctgtgtagccctggctgtcctggaactcactctgtagaccaggctggcctcgaactcagaaatccacctgcctctgcttcccaagtgctgggattaaaggtgtgtgccaccactgcctgacaacaGTTTTTTTCATTTATGGCTTTTTTCTTCATGGAATTTTGGTTAAAACTTTGATCAACTTTAAATttaaacagagagacacacagagagagagagagagagacagaaagagagacagagacagaaacacacagagagagacagacagacagagacagagcgacACAGAGGGGGAATGCATGCACTGGATCTATAATCAGTTGTCCCCGGTTCTAACTAATCCAATTGCTCCTTGTTGATTTGAAATTCTCCTCTACTGTGCATTGTTCTTTCACACTGCTTTTAAACACAGGTAGcctgtgtattttttatttaattttattcttttaaaattatttatattttaagcctATACATATTTTCcatgcctgcatgtctgtgcacaacTTGCATGCTGTGTGTGGGCTTAAACAGgactgaagagggcatcagatccactgCAACCGGAGTCATGAATGGTTGTGGACCTCCacgtgggtgccaggaactgaatcTAAGATCCTTGGGAAGTGCAACGTGGGAAGTGCAACGCCTGCTCCGAACTCTGGCCCTGAACCCTCTCCTCAGGCCCACGCCCCATGGGCACATAAGCACAGTGATTGTTTGGCAATGCCACCCCTGCCTTACcacctttcttttctaagttatcTTGATCTCTGTGTTCCATATGAATGTGAGTTCGCACGCCTCTTTCTCTCAATGCTGGTGGTATTTTTCCTTGAGGTCCTCTGATGGTTGTTAGTCAGTTCAGAGCATCTCAGCACTTCTCTTTGAGCAGACACACGTATTCATGGAAGTCTTACTCAGCATCTCACGGCAGCATCTCCCTGATCTCCTTCAGTAGTTCTTATGTGCCATGTGTTAGTTTTATTTCTAGACAgttattattttactaaaatgGGAAATGAATATTTCCCATTATACTTGCAAAAGGGTTGTTAAGTGTGTATAAAAGAGCATGGGTTTTTGTATATAGAAACCTGATCCTCATATTACTGGACTCTTATAGTCTATGGGAGTGTTTTGGATAGTCTTTCCGTACAGCTATTTCTTCTGCCTGAACAATGCTTTCATCTTtgcttttctaatattttaaatgctCTAAATTGGTTATCTAGCACTTCTGGGACAAGGAGAATACAGCAGGAAGTGCTGTGATAACTTTCAGACTGTTTAGAgggatagttttgtttttgtctactttttaaagatttatttattattatatgtaagtacagtgtagctgtcttcagacacccaagaaaagagcatcagatctcattacatatggttggttgtgagccaccatgtggttgctaggatttgaactcaggatcttcagaagagcagtcagtgctcttaacccctgagccttctctccagccctgttgttgctttttttttttaatggagtggAAATTTTTTTCCCTAATATGTTCTATTGTTATTTAAACTGTGATTCAATCAATATATAAGTTTTTCAGTCTTTCCACATAGAAAATCAATTCCTTAAGAATGTTTGtagtcgccgggcgtggtggtgcatgcctttaatcccagcactcaggaggcagaggcagacacaggcgaatttctgagttggaggccagcctggtctacaaagtgagttccaggacagccagggctatacagagaaaccctgtctcaaaataccaaaaaaaaaagaaaaaaaagaaaaaaaaaaaagaatgtttgtaGTCAGGTGTGCTCatgcatatctgtaatctcaggactcaggaagctGACGAAGAGggatcagtagttcaaggttGGCCAGGACTACACCATcaggcactgtctcaaaacattCCCTTTCCATTTAATTTGTGGATCGGAGGTGTAGCTCAGGAGTAGAGTGCCTGCTTAGCACCAAAAACACCCACACTTTACTGGTGTGTCTCCTTATCTCTTGGGAGTCTTATCAACTCTAGGGTCACCACTAACATCTTTGGCAAGGCCACTGAAACCCTACACCCCAAGTGAGAACTGCATGTTTAACAATGTGAGATGACTTTTGACCTATCAATAATGTTCCAACTACACAACATCAGACACAAAGTCCCGTAAGGCCAGCTTATCCAACAGTCTTCTTGACCTAATTTTCAGTGGCTCTGCCCTGGTTCACTGTGGGAGTACAAAGCACAGGCTGCTCAGACCAGCCTTCCTTGCTACCCTCCTCTTCCCCTGTTCATTTTCTTATCATTGTCCCTTGTCAGGAGGTATTTCTGAGATGGTCCCATTCCAAACATTTCTGCAGCTGTCACAGCTGGAAAGCTGATGCCTGGCCTTATACCTTCATAAGGTCTAAATGAGCTATTCTCTGCTATTTTGGGTCACAActgattttcctctttttatagGGTGATGGACCTAGACTTAAAAACACATCGTCACCATCTACTGTACACCAGCTGATTTTTAGACTTGTTACAATGTTTCCATACCTAAAGCTACAGAACCAGAAGGGACAGCCCTTCCCCCACATAGcctctccactctctcttctaATATTGCCATATGCTTTCGTCTTCACAGAACCTTAATGTATTCAGCAAGGCCACCATGGAGTGAGGGTTGAATCtcatgcacagacacaggcagaggctTTGATCCAAGGTGAGCCAGCACAAGGACAAGAGGGCTCcaaccctgcacacacacatacacacacacacacacacacacacacacacacacacacggcacagtAAATGGACAGTGCATGTCTAGCATATGCCAGGCACTGTTTAGAGCTCCTTGTTATCCTGTTTAGTCCCCATTTAGTAGATAGAGATGGTATATCTCTATGAGGATGCTTCTGCTGTTCCTttcattttacagaagagaatATTGACAGAAAGTTAAGTGACTGTCATACAGATGGTATGGCAAACGATAACCTCTGAAGCTTTTCAGTTTGGAGAAAAGGAGGTCTAGGAAGCCTaacagctatttttttaaaaaacattattgagaaaaaaggttttttgtttttttttgtttttttttttttttNNNNNNNNNNNNNNNNNNNNNNNNNNNNNNNNNNNNNNNNNNNNNNNNNNNNNNNNNNNNNNNNNNNNNNNNNNNNNNNNNNNNNNNNNNNNNNNNNNNNNNNNNNNNNNNNNNNNNNNNNNNNNNNNNNNNNNNNNNNNNNNNNNNNNNNNNNNNNNNNNNNNNNNNNNNNNNNNNNNNNNNNNNNNNNNNNNNNNNNNNNNNNNNNNNNNNNNNNNNNNNNNNNNNNNNNNNNNNNNNNNNNNNNNNNNNNNNNNNNNNNNNNNNNNNNNNNNNNNNNNNNNNNNNNNNNNNNNNNNNNNNNNNNNNNNNNNNNNNNNNNNNNNNNNNNNNNNNNNNNNNNNNNNNNNNNNNNNNNNNNNNNNNNNNNNNNNNNNNNNNNNNNNNNNNNNNNNNNNNNNNNNNNNNNNNNNNNNNNNNNNNNNNNNNNNNNNNNNNNNNNNNNNNNNNNNNNNNNNNNTTTAACCACAGAGTCACCTCTCCAGGCTCTCTGAGGGCTATCTTTAACCACAGAGTCACCTCTCCAGGCTCTCTGAGGGCTATCTTTGAGTAGAAAGAGTTACTGGATGGAAAGGACAGTAGCTTGCTCTATGGATTTTCAAAGCCTAATGTTTGGATCAAGTGAATGCTGTAGCGAGCTGACTTCTGATTACTATGAAGTTACTTCTTAAGAATGACgtgtgtcagggctggagagatggctcagtggttaagagcactgactgctcttccagaggtcctgagttcaattcccagcaaccacatggtggctcccaaccatctgtaatagaatctgacgccctcttctggtgtgtctgaagacagctactgtgtactcattaaaataaatagatgagaGTCAGGCATTCAATCTGTGGCTTACACTGGTCACCCTCAAGGACTCCAAGGCCCTGATATGATTATGGATAATCATGCTCTAACTGCATCAGCTGGCATTCTGCCAGGTGGTACAGGTGAAAGAACCCCAGGTCATTAGCATTATAGAAACAGTGACATCAGCACTGAAGCATTGATTCAGTCTCAAGGAAGGTGATAAAAAAAAGACCTTAAACTCCATACTTTATATTCTAGGAAGTACTCAAAGAGGGGAGTTTGAAGTAGTCTGATACAACAACATGATAAACATACAACATGATAAACACAAAAGCTAAAACATGACAAGCAACACACATTTGCTATCATTGTCCCAAAGAAATCGATGACATTCAAGCTACTCaaatttttgaaaaggaaaattctTTGTAATCTTACTAATGGTTACACTgaagtgaaaaacagaaaagtggGGCACAGTGTACAAAACAAACATGAACATAGAAAGTGCCAGAACAAGATGAACTTGCTCTCTGACTTCTAAAACGGTCTTGCAAGGTTCTCGTGTTTTACTTTAATCAGCTAGCGTTTCCCTGAGCATTGGTGATTACGTTTGGCATAAAGCTAAGCAGAAAGGAATGTAAGAAGCATATTATACGGTCCTTAGCCATCAGTAGTTTATAATCTAACCATGCATGGCTATAAAGATGCACTTACAAATTCCAGGACTTTAAAGCGAGAAGTCATCCTGGAAAGCCAAGCATCATGACTGTTCAATAGCCTTGCCATCACTCACAACAGCTTTGGCCTCTCTTCTCCTGAGACTGTAGCTCAAGACCTAGCTTCAACACCAGAGTTATTCACCAAGGTTGTTTCTTGCTAATTTGGGATTATTTGAGAGCCAACGCCCAATGAAATGGAAGCCCCGTGTGGCATTACTAGGCAGAGAGTGAgcggggcgtgggggtggggtccAGGTGCCTCTGCATCTCCACTGCATCTGATGAGCATGCTCAGGAGTGACGTGTCACTCAAACTGAAGGGATGCCACTCATAGATGCTCAGCAGCCAGAAGAGCAGGGTAGGCTGAGGACAGCAGCAAGGAAGGTTCCAGGTGGGGCTTGTGACTGTTTCCTCCTGTCTTGTCACTTCAGAGTTCTCCTTCATTGCTTCTTACGCATCTGGCTTTGATAGGGAAGGACAGAAAGGTCTTCCTGAGGCTGGCAGCAGATTCTCCCAGTATTCTCGTCTAGCCCTGGGGTTGGAAAATAGGCACCACTAGGTTAAAAATTCAAAgtacaaattctctctctctctctctctccccacccccgtgtgtgtgtgtgtgtgtgtgtgtgtgtgtgtgtgtgtgtattagagaggaagaaggaaggaaggaaggaaggaaggaaggaaggaaggaaggaaggaaggaaggaaagaagggagagatatCAGACTAAGGTAGAACTTTTGTTTCAACATACAGCCAGAAGAACTGTGCATATTTCAGCCAGAAGCTTTTTTCACAATTGtgcatgtgatatgtatgtgtacatgtatgtatatatgttcatgagtgtatgtgtgtatgtgtatatgtgtgtactcaCACTCAGAGGCCAGCTGTCTTCCACAGCTGTTTtgcaccttatttttttgagatctATCTTTTATAAAATGCTCATGAATTTAGCTGGCCAGTGGTGCTGGTTTCCCTGGCACCAAAACCAAGACTGCAGCTGTGTGCTTGGCTATTTAtctgggttctggagatctgaactcaggccttcagtACTTTCATAGCAAACCATAGTTACTGACTGATCCATCTCCATAGGCCTGTTGCTGTTGGAGTGATGTTTTTGTACCCTGTGTGAAGATAATGTCTTTGTGGGgtggtgagctgtgcacagacagcctggtcccccaGTTGAGCACAGACCTTGAACCCCAGTGACCTGGTGGGTGGTGACTTCCGCCTGCATGGGACAGCAGGTGTTTCGGCCATagctcctgggcccctggcttctgtcacagctatagcctcccacagccccctgaAGAGAGGCGTGTGGCCATCTGACACTTAGGCAGTGccaccaagctcctggtattctgtctggactctactcccacagttacctggcaacagccaggatggcccagcccactataaaaggaactGCTTGCCCCTCCTCGCTCCCTTGTGCTTACTCTTGCTTCCTTGTTCCCCCTCTTTCCACTTTCCCCCCCAACCTCCACGCAGCCAtggcctactctctccctctctctgcctttctacaataaatgccttaaaaccatggacagCCTCTTCTCATGGGGATCCAGTgcagtgctggagcaatggagcaggtctttcCCTAACAAGCAGCAAGTTTAACCTCCCACTGGGAGGCCTCCCTCCAGCCAGGGCTGCCAGCCAAGCCAAGCAACCTGAAAGACTCTCTCCTTGTCCTTGTCCCTATGGTAACTACTGgtgctctctcctccctgcccctttcCATTCggcccacacacacactccattctcagctcttcctcaacATCTAGCAGTGTCTGCCgtgtccaagactgagaacctgatatccctggcctccatgtggcccagggaccccagaaccatCTCTTCTGTGGTACCCAGCGGCATCTGTGGTGCCTAAGAGTCTGAGCCCAACTCCAGCAGATCCTTGGGGACCTCGGactgtgccttccccacccctAGAGCCATGTCCTTTGGGTCCTGAGGGCTGGGCCCAACGCCTGTCTGGTGGTGGCGTGGGGAGGCGAGCAGTCAAACCTTCCTAGCCCGGAGCAGACACGGGACCCCATTTTTGACCCACATGTCTCTGTCCTTCTTTGCCTACCTAAGGCACCTTCtcattgattaaaataaaaaaaaaattatagcctATAGTAAAAGGCAGGATCTTAAGAGGGACATCGGTAGAGAGAGGAACTCTGAGAAAGAACTAGAGATGGAAGATTGGCCAACAAAACAATTGGActtatgaaactgaggagagataaccaaccagccacgtggcagaacttagattagTATAAACGGGATAATATGAGTTGTAAGCTAGTTGGGAATAAGCTTATCTTAAGGCttaggaataaataaatgaatttagtCCCCAGGACATTATTCATGGCAAGGGCAGGCATAGAAAAACCCAGAAGGTTCCATGTTTCCATCCTTTATTCTCTTACTGGTGGCTAGGCTTCAGGACACCTTTCAGAAACAATGTATTTCATTTATAGGCATTATTATTCTTAGTGTTGTTGTTATTATGATTATATCTCATCCTGAAATATCCAGCAAAGTCTTCCTAACTCTACTCAGAGTTTTAGCAAATCGAGAAGTTGTGGAGACAATTTTAAACTTAATGAGACAAACAATAACTCTTCCACAAAGTAACCAAGAACAGAGAACAAATAACTTCTCACAGCATCCCCCTCTTCAGGAAACTTAGGAGAAAGCTTAATACGTTTTTATGACGCAATGCCAGAACTCGTGGTTGAATAGGACTTCCTACAGACATTAGTTGCTTTAAGAATTTAGGGTtcagtgccgggcgtggtggtgcacacctttaatcccagcactcgggaggcagaggcaggtgggtttctgagttcaaggtcagcctggtctacaaagtgagttccaggacagccagggctatacagagaaaccctgtctcgaaaaaaaagaaagaaagaaagaaagaaagaattcagggTTCAGGAGGTACTTAACTTTGTTGGCTTATAACTTTTCAGGGTGCATAGGTGATGGCAACTAAAATAagctattttcatttatttaaacttCTAATCATCCCCAAAGcatccttcctctgtctttgGATTACATTTGCATTTAGCACACTTTTATGAATCCTGCCTGTGAAAAACATCATCTCTGACAGACACCTGCAGAAAGAAAGGTTTGACAATGGTTTCTTCAGCTCTGACCAAGATGGGCAGAGAAGATGTATTTACTCCCTAACATCACCGAGTAAGCAGGAGTTCCTGAGAAGGTAGCTCAAGCATAACCAATGTCTAGAAAATGCAGAGGAGATGGCATTGCATGGATAGATATGGAAAGCGAGAACGAACAGAACAGATACGCAGTGAGCTGCGACGGAACAAAGCTCACAGGCCCCGAGAGAAATGACTTTAATAATAAAGTGATTGTAACAGATAGGATAACTTACAATCTGGAGGAGATGAAGgcctgtgatttttcttttaaccGTGATAAGTTATTTAGAAATTCCTAGAAAGCCAGATGTCACACAGCACAAAGAATGTCAGTCCAGTCATAAAGTTAATTTACATCTGTCAAGAATTTGGACGACCAACAAAGTGTAAGAGAGAAGAGTCCACCACACCTGGATGCATTTCCCTTCGTGTGGCTCACGGTTTGCAGAGTGAGACTGTTGCTTGTATGACAAGCGTAATGATGCTGTAAATGCCATAGTCTGGCTTTGTATTTTTAGAAGAAACCTACAGATTAAAAGAGCAGAAGACTTCATGGTGATTATAGAATAGGATGTAGttattaaatgttaataaatactAATGATATAACTCCAAGTAGCTGAAGAATGGGGCCAGGGGGATCACTAGTAGAAAGTGCTTACCATACTACAAGCATGAGTTCAAGCCTTAGCTCCCATGTTCGTCAAGTGTGGcggtgtgtgcttgtaatcccagtgctaggcaggcagagtcaggcagggcTCACTAGCCAATCAAtcacagcagagacagacagagacaggaggggcTCACTAGCCAATCACAGCAGAGTCTGGCAGGGCTCACTAGCCAATCAATCacagcagaaacaggcagagtcaggcagggcTCACTAGCCAATCATAGTAGAGTCAAGCAGGGCTCACTAGCCAATCACAGCAGAGTCAGGCAGGTCTCACTAGCCAATCAATCacagaagagacaggcagagacaggaggggctCACTAGCCAATCACAGCATAATCTAATTGGCAAATTACCCGTGCCCATGAGAAACCCCGTCTCAGAAAGCCAAGGTGGTTGGCACTTGAAGAACAACACCCGAAGTTGTTCTATGGTTCCACAAGTACCAGAatgctcttacacacacacacacacacacacacacacacacacacacacacacacacacacacggNNNNNNNNNNNNNNNNNNNNNNNNNNNNNNNNNNNNNNNNNNNNNNNNNNtatatatatatatatatatatatatatatatatatatatatatatatacacacacacacacacacacatacacacacacatatataaaaggagcaagaagaaaggggttttaatatttttaccatAAAGAAATGATAATTATTGGAGGAGATAGAATTGCATTGCATGTTGGTTTATCCtgacttgtgtatatgtgtgttcaatGTGTACATGTATAGAAACATCATGTGGCATCCATAAGCACTTGTAATTTTTGTACtactaaaaatgtattttgaaaccAATCAATATGATCACTagagttagggttttttttggtgtgtgtgtggcgggaGTAATTAAGTCACAAGGGTGGAGCCCTAGTGAATGGGATTAGTACTCTTATCCAAGAGGCTCCAGAGAGCCTGCCTTGACCTTACTATTTATGAAAGTGGCAGCTTGGTTTTGGACTTTAGAACTCTATCAGAAACAAATTTTGgagttgcttgtttgttttgagaaagggtctcattttgtagctgtggctagtctggagcttgctatgtaagaccaggctgggcttgaactctcTGAGACTCTGCATGCCTGTGTTTCAGGAGAGCTTTGATTAAAGGCATAGGTCACTATTCTCCATTCTCTGGTTCTAAGTGTATGTAGTTTATGAGACACCCAGTTGATGGGATTTCGTTAGAGTGGTCTGAGCAGACCAGGGCTCTCCTGGGAACGAAGAGGGgcagcttgcttgcttccttctgtttCACCTTGACCCTGCTTGAGTCCTCATGCCTTGTACACACGTGTGTTTGCAGCAATACATTGAAGGGGCTAGCGAGGAATTAACAGTGCAACCTAAACGCAGCCCTACCTTGCTCTGATCCAGGGTTTGGTGTGCATGTCCAGACCACTTCCCCAGCTGCCATGTTTCTCTGAAGCCGGTGGCAAAAATCCCCTTTCTGGGGCCAGCTCCTCTGCAATCGCCCTGATGTGGTAGGGCTCAAATCCGCAGCAGCCGCCAATGTACCTGACCCCCAGGTTGTAGGCCTCTCTGGCGTATTTTTGAATATCCCATCTGGTGGCAACTCTTGGCTCCAGACCTGGAATACAATGATTGTGATGTCTCTGTTACCACCTCTGTTGTGGTTTAATGTGAAATGTCCTCCATGGGCTCCCATGTTTGGATACAATGTCCCCAGCTATGGAATACTGGGAAATATTATGAAACCTTCAGAGGGAgaggcttgctggaggaagtgggtcacctTAGGCAACCTCGATCCTGTTCTCATTCAGTTTCCCAGCTAGGGAGGTGATGTGACCAGCGACCTAACACTCCTGTGGGTTTTTCCTCCATCTCACCTCCACACGCCCATCCCagtttaacaaacaaacaaacaaacaaacaaacaacaaactaacTGTCCATCTTGCTattgttctcgccggcaagaacacactcggacaaccggattcttctgcagcaagctttattgcttcttcNggagggaagacccagaacccggaaaatggtgctgcttatatagccctcggcgtggcgtgtcagcacctgatttgttgctcgctcatcacctcattactacacccccgagatgggcagtgactgggcgtgaattcactctcgcacttgcgcacaaggcttgtttactagttaggcacagcggaagccagcgccatcttataatggcgattgctcacggcacggctctccacatctaactaactaactaactaactaactaactaactaactaacataAATGCCAGAAAGACTATGCATTCTTTAAGTAGCTTCTGTTTGGTTAACACTGAAAGTTCTTCTCTTACATGGCTTTATGCTGTAAAATTGTATCAACTTAATCACAGTAAGGGACTTTATACAAACCCCAACTTACCGAAGGGATACTCTGGGAGGTCCACAAACCCTCCCTTGCCATAGTCCGGTGTGTGGAAGCCCAAGCACTGGACCATAAGGTGAGCCTGCAGACTGGCATCTCTGAGGCCCTCTTTCATGAGCTTCATGGTCTGCAAGCTAGTCCAGGGCCCAAACCGGCAGTTGACCCCAATGATGTCCGCCCCTGTACAAGGCAATTAAGAACCATTGCAACTTATGGTGCGTTCCTTTGCTTGTAACAGTTAGGAGCCAAGCTGGctgtggcgcatgcctgtaattccagcatcagATAGCAGGGTGGTAACACACTCAACACTGGCCTGTGTAGGCTACAATGATTAGAAATGATTCAATTTCATTTCCAATCaattaatcatcaatcaatcaatcttagaAGCCAGCTTAGTGGTTAGCCACACTAGGATCTATagacttttcctttttgttcttttatttctctgaCAATATTAAGCCAATTTTCTGCACTCCCCAAGCAGCCACTGAACTGCCATTGGACACGGGATACTTTACCTGCACGCGCCAGCTTCACCGCACACTCTCCAGGTGTCACGTCGTGCATGTCCCCCTCTGGGCCGATGCACATGGTCACAGCCACAGGTGCCCCCACCTCTCTCAAGACTTCGACAGCCCATACAGCTTCTTCCACATGCTCAAAATACTAGAAGATAGCACTTTTAAAAATCGGCCTCAATTAAAGTAGACTACTGAATGGCAAATCCCAAATGCTGTAAAACTTGTTATAAAGATGACCAGTATGTGATAGTATGTGGAACAGCTCTTGGAGAGGTGTGTCTCCATCAGATTATGCAAACAGTGGCTGTCTGAGTAAACATCTCAATTCCTTTAATCAGAATATCCGGAGTTTTATTTGCAGGTCAGTATTTGGTGACACTGTGACTGTTAGTAAAACAAAACCCATACCATTTTAAAGGTTGGCTTTAAACGACagctatatatttaaaataaaaaatttgaaagaaCAAATCTTTCGTCACCAGAAAACCAATGTGCTATCCCTTGCACTACAGAACCACCTATGAACAAACATTTTACTTAATTGATTTGGGGATCATCTTTTATGAAACTGGGGTTGGCTCTGGAAACATATCTTACCATGTATTATACTTTACAGTGTTTTTATATCATTTCTGGGTAGGATTCCTAGACAGTCCCTAAAGCACAAAGGGAAAGGTGGAAAGATGTTCCCAGAAGGTTAGACTAAGGAGCATGAGATGGAGTGTCTATGTGTCCTTGTTGATGGTGGCTACCGTGGTCTGTCTGCTGAACCCATGTCAGCTGGAGGGATGCGTCCCAGGAGCCTCCTTTGCTACCATCATTAAAAGAGTGGCCTAAAATCACTGGACAAGAGCCAGCAGCAACCTCCCTGTGTCTTcacttttctgtctgtttttgtt
It encodes:
- the LOC110307603 gene encoding S-methylmethionine--homocysteine S-methyltransferase BHMT2 isoform X1, which codes for MALAGSPRAKKGILERLDSGEIVVGDGSFLFTLEKRGFVKAGLWTPEAVVEHPSAVRQLHTEFLRAGADVLQTFTFSATEDNMDSKWEAVNAAACDLAQEVAGGGDALVAGGICQTSLYKYHKDETRIKNIFRLQLEVFARKNVDFLIAEYFEHVEEAVWAVEVLREVGAPVAVTMCIGPEGDMHDVTPGECAVKLARAGADIIGVNCRFGPWTSLQTMKLMKEGLRDASLQAHLMVQCLGFHTPDYGKGGFVDLPEYPFGLEPRVATRWDIQKYAREAYNLGVRYIGGCCGFEPYHIRAIAEELAPERGFLPPASEKHGSWGSGLDMHTKPWIRARARREYWENLLPASGRPFCPSLSKPDA
- the LOC110307603 gene encoding S-methylmethionine--homocysteine S-methyltransferase BHMT2 isoform X2, with the protein product MGILERLDSGEIVVGDGSFLFTLEKRGFVKAGLWTPEAVVEHPSAVRQLHTEFLRAGADVLQTFTFSATEDNMDSKWEAVNAAACDLAQEVAGGGDALVAGGICQTSLYKYHKDETRIKNIFRLQLEVFARKNVDFLIAEYFEHVEEAVWAVEVLREVGAPVAVTMCIGPEGDMHDVTPGECAVKLARAGADIIGVNCRFGPWTSLQTMKLMKEGLRDASLQAHLMVQCLGFHTPDYGKGGFVDLPEYPFGLEPRVATRWDIQKYAREAYNLGVRYIGGCCGFEPYHIRAIAEELAPERGFLPPASEKHGSWGSGLDMHTKPWIRARARREYWENLLPASGRPFCPSLSKPDA